The Chitinophaga flava genome has a segment encoding these proteins:
- a CDS encoding type I restriction endonuclease subunit R, which yields MSNSPEFHYSELPAIELLQTLGYHLMSAAEIKEEMNSTNLLLINRLKAALQRINPDLDELNISKAVDAISSITGSSLMDANQKSWELISRAELTLPQVINGKEEYVGVRYIDYAPENIGLNEFIVVSQMKFTGKARNSVPDLVLYVNGIPLAVIECKSPNTKDAWDNGYNDLIFYQKNSERLFYYNQICAAIWKVGGKYGAINSPQAFYSNYKSKDTTVLNALVGRETTAQDTLLYYLFEPALFLDIIRHFVLFELEEGRVVKKLPRYQQIRSVNKAIEKLQREDKGGVIWHTQGSGKSITMVYLTRKLQAPEYGFNNPTVLIMTDRNDLDTQITGTFRAVGYKNVMQATSVKNLDRLLRNDYGGIITTTIQKFQENEEQAKEEDKISEQEDGNRFKTERHIKDGVLTKVTKSNIDGKWIEIGREEVVLQELSEKENLYVMVDEAHRSQYGFLAAFMRTVMPKAKFIAFTGTPISKDDKSTLAEFYGNDYLDVYTLMESKEDGATVDLLYDQGIALLEVRKKELDEEFDKQFGHLDEDKREKLKREALNKYELSTERITAICKHLVDHYRGKIYPDGHKAMIVCDGREAAVKYQRIMLQLKNEGYHDFESKLIISMGNAKSDEIAADYYEIVDWNKKHPLDLKENIYTDPDAVKQVTDNYKLPFGNENVTEKSGKKKYDNTAFLIVSDMLLTGFDAPIASCMYLDKPLKEHTLLQAIARVNRARNGKLAGYIVDYYGITDYLVQAIEIYGGDVKPDEILKNLSEEIPWLEMHHTKLVEFFKPTGIDRFYERDTYIDKAIQFIEPLDRRDTFKELLKKFNKSIAILLPKVAAMKFKKDFDLFNEIRLQARNTYRDDDGLGISKDESKMLQDLIDAHLIASGVNHLLEEPVSILDKDKFQLELKNASMGTRELKIRNNLKHEIKVGMDRNPAFFKPLADRLEELLKQRETQRITQLDLLKAYEDIQDSIANEKKDSRDHGFFSSMEVAVYSLIKLHYDGQSSSVTRRIFDVVAGELKIVDWEIKSTVQDDMEKKIAVILREKFDRSEAKDKAAVIVNLLIKNKDA from the coding sequence ATGAGTAACTCCCCTGAATTCCACTATAGCGAACTACCTGCCATAGAACTACTGCAGACATTAGGCTATCACCTGATGTCTGCAGCGGAAATAAAAGAGGAAATGAATTCCACCAATCTCCTCTTAATAAATAGACTAAAAGCAGCACTACAAAGAATTAATCCTGATCTTGATGAGCTTAATATTTCCAAAGCTGTAGATGCAATAAGCAGTATTACTGGCAGTTCGCTTATGGATGCTAATCAGAAAAGTTGGGAATTAATCAGCCGGGCTGAGCTGACCCTCCCACAAGTGATCAATGGGAAGGAGGAGTATGTAGGAGTCAGATATATTGATTATGCACCGGAGAATATAGGGTTGAATGAGTTTATAGTGGTGAGCCAGATGAAGTTCACTGGTAAAGCCCGTAATTCAGTACCGGACCTTGTATTATATGTAAACGGTATTCCGCTGGCAGTGATTGAATGCAAGTCCCCTAATACTAAAGATGCTTGGGATAACGGTTATAATGACCTTATTTTTTACCAGAAAAACTCTGAGAGATTGTTTTATTATAATCAGATTTGCGCCGCTATCTGGAAAGTAGGTGGAAAGTATGGTGCAATTAATTCTCCCCAGGCATTCTATTCCAATTACAAGTCGAAAGATACAACAGTGTTGAATGCATTGGTCGGGAGGGAAACCACTGCACAGGACACGCTACTGTATTATCTTTTCGAACCGGCTCTTTTTCTTGATATCATCCGGCATTTTGTATTATTTGAATTGGAGGAAGGAAGAGTGGTAAAGAAGCTCCCGCGGTATCAGCAAATCAGGTCGGTAAACAAAGCAATAGAAAAACTACAACGGGAAGATAAGGGTGGGGTGATATGGCATACACAGGGTAGTGGAAAGAGTATAACAATGGTATACTTAACCCGTAAGCTCCAGGCGCCTGAGTACGGATTTAATAATCCTACGGTATTGATCATGACAGATCGTAATGATCTGGATACCCAGATTACCGGAACATTCCGGGCGGTAGGGTATAAAAATGTGATGCAGGCAACTTCGGTGAAGAACCTGGACAGATTACTCAGAAATGACTATGGAGGGATTATTACGACTACCATCCAGAAGTTCCAGGAGAATGAAGAGCAGGCGAAAGAAGAAGATAAAATCTCAGAACAAGAGGATGGTAATCGCTTTAAGACGGAGCGTCATATCAAAGATGGAGTTTTGACAAAGGTGACAAAAAGTAACATTGATGGCAAATGGATAGAAATAGGTAGAGAAGAAGTCGTTTTACAGGAACTAAGTGAGAAAGAGAATTTATATGTAATGGTAGACGAAGCGCATAGAAGCCAATATGGATTTTTGGCGGCTTTTATGCGAACAGTGATGCCTAAAGCTAAATTTATAGCCTTCACCGGTACCCCAATTTCCAAAGACGACAAATCCACATTGGCAGAGTTTTATGGCAATGATTACCTGGATGTATATACGCTGATGGAAAGCAAGGAAGACGGTGCCACAGTTGACCTGTTATACGATCAGGGTATTGCGTTGTTGGAGGTGAGGAAAAAAGAACTTGATGAGGAGTTTGACAAACAATTTGGTCACCTGGATGAAGATAAAAGGGAAAAACTGAAGCGAGAGGCGTTAAATAAATACGAATTATCTACAGAAAGGATTACGGCGATTTGTAAGCATTTGGTGGATCACTATCGGGGGAAAATATACCCTGATGGCCATAAAGCAATGATCGTATGTGATGGAAGGGAGGCCGCGGTGAAGTATCAAAGAATCATGTTACAGCTAAAAAATGAAGGATATCATGACTTTGAATCGAAGCTTATCATCAGCATGGGTAACGCCAAAAGTGATGAAATTGCGGCGGATTATTACGAAATAGTAGATTGGAATAAAAAGCATCCATTAGATCTCAAGGAAAATATTTATACAGATCCGGATGCAGTAAAACAGGTTACAGATAATTATAAGCTTCCATTTGGGAATGAAAATGTTACAGAGAAAAGTGGTAAGAAAAAGTATGACAATACCGCTTTTTTGATTGTATCGGATATGCTATTGACAGGATTTGATGCCCCAATAGCTTCGTGTATGTATTTGGATAAGCCATTGAAGGAACATACCCTGCTTCAGGCAATTGCAAGGGTTAATCGCGCCCGAAATGGTAAGCTGGCTGGTTATATCGTAGATTATTATGGCATTACGGATTATTTGGTCCAGGCTATTGAAATCTATGGAGGCGACGTTAAGCCGGATGAGATACTTAAGAATTTGAGTGAGGAAATTCCCTGGCTGGAAATGCATCATACAAAATTGGTAGAATTTTTTAAACCCACGGGTATTGATCGGTTCTACGAGCGGGATACCTATATTGATAAAGCCATTCAGTTTATTGAGCCTCTGGATCGTCGGGATACATTTAAGGAATTGCTGAAAAAATTTAACAAGAGTATTGCCATTTTATTGCCGAAGGTAGCAGCAATGAAGTTCAAGAAGGATTTCGATCTGTTCAATGAAATTCGGTTACAAGCCAGAAATACCTATAGGGACGATGATGGATTGGGGATTAGCAAGGATGAAAGTAAAATGTTACAGGATTTAATAGATGCTCATTTGATCGCTTCGGGAGTAAATCATTTGCTGGAGGAGCCCGTATCAATCTTGGACAAGGATAAATTTCAACTGGAATTGAAGAACGCTTCTATGGGTACCAGGGAATTAAAGATCAGGAATAATCTGAAGCATGAAATTAAGGTGGGGATGGATCGAAATCCTGCTTTCTTTAAGCCATTGGCGGATAGGTTGGAGGAGTTACTAAAACAGCGGGAAACACAGCGTATTACCCAGTTGGATTTGCTGAAAGCCTATGAAGATATTCAAGATAGCATTGCCAATGAAAAGAAGGACAGCAGAGATCATGGTTTCTTCTCCTCTATGGAGGTGGCAGTTTATAGTTTGATAAAACTTCACTATGATGGTCAATCTTCATCCGTAACCCGCAGGATTTTTGATGTAGTTGCTGGAGAGCTTAAAATAGTTGATTGGGAAATAAAATCAACTGTTCAGGATGATATGGAGAAGAAGATTGCCGTAATTTTGCGTGAGAAATTTGATCGGAGCGAAGCTAAAGATAAAGCTGCCGTGATTGTGAATCTTCTCATAAAAAACAAAGATGCCTAA
- a CDS encoding restriction endonuclease subunit S — translation MKIIEDKYQSTLDPTNSWLKVRQGDIATFYNGRAYKLSEWESSGIPVVRLQNLTGTGNKYYYSNLKLPEHQYCYPGDLLYMWSATLGPFLWKGEKAIYHYHIWKVVVDSSRVDKLFFFYLLDENTNKLMRQSHGSTMLHVTKSEMENQMISLPSLLEQQKIAEALNCVDEKIELIKSQITQTTLLKKGLMQGLFTKGIGHTKFKSSAYGEIPESWEVSCIGKLAIINPRKIVMGDSDDVSFVGMVDVSEDAKLITYNAKKYSEVNKGFTCFKDDDVILAKITPCFENGKGALIEGLINGVGFGSTEFHVIRVGDKVLKEFIYYHTISTEFRLKGERNMTGSAGQRRVPRQFVENYPIGLPPIHEQRKIVEILGTVDEKLAILKEKKGKTELLKRGLMQQLLTGKIRVKVDEEVPIS, via the coding sequence ATGAAAATAATTGAAGATAAATATCAATCCACTTTAGATCCCACAAATTCGTGGCTTAAAGTGAGGCAGGGAGATATTGCAACATTTTACAATGGACGTGCCTATAAATTGTCAGAATGGGAGAGTTCAGGAATACCTGTTGTCAGATTACAGAATCTTACAGGCACCGGTAATAAATATTATTATTCAAATTTAAAATTGCCAGAACATCAATATTGTTATCCAGGAGATTTATTGTATATGTGGTCCGCAACTTTAGGACCTTTTTTGTGGAAGGGGGAAAAAGCCATTTACCATTATCATATATGGAAAGTGGTGGTAGATTCTTCACGGGTGGATAAATTGTTTTTTTTCTATTTACTAGATGAGAATACCAATAAGCTAATGAGGCAGTCACATGGATCGACTATGCTCCATGTGACTAAAAGTGAAATGGAGAATCAGATGATTAGCCTGCCCTCTTTGTTGGAACAACAGAAAATAGCCGAAGCATTGAATTGTGTTGATGAAAAAATTGAGTTAATCAAATCCCAAATAACTCAGACCACGCTCCTGAAGAAAGGCCTTATGCAGGGGCTCTTTACTAAAGGAATTGGGCATACGAAGTTCAAATCATCAGCTTATGGAGAAATTCCAGAAAGTTGGGAAGTGAGTTGTATTGGCAAATTAGCAATAATAAATCCGCGAAAAATTGTAATGGGAGATTCCGACGATGTTTCCTTTGTTGGAATGGTGGATGTTTCGGAGGATGCAAAGCTGATTACCTATAACGCGAAAAAGTATAGTGAAGTAAACAAGGGATTCACCTGCTTTAAAGATGATGATGTTATTCTGGCAAAAATAACTCCTTGCTTTGAAAATGGTAAAGGCGCCCTTATTGAAGGGCTTATTAATGGAGTAGGTTTTGGAAGTACAGAATTTCATGTTATTCGAGTAGGTGATAAGGTATTGAAGGAATTTATATATTACCACACAATAAGCACCGAATTTCGTCTGAAAGGCGAGCGTAATATGACTGGTAGTGCTGGGCAGAGAAGGGTTCCCAGGCAATTCGTAGAGAACTATCCGATTGGCTTGCCTCCTATACATGAGCAAAGAAAAATAGTTGAAATATTAGGTACTGTCGATGAGAAGTTAGCTATTTTAAAAGAAAAGAAAGGAAAAACAGAGTTGCTCAAACGTGGTCTCATGCAACAACTCCTCACCGGCAAAATCCGCGTCAAAGTAGATGAAGAAGTCCCAATAAGCTAA
- a CDS encoding amidohydrolase family protein, producing MRIITLEEHIALPEFAHEIQQWPLPQQAVEKLADISDIRLKSMDDNGIDMQVLSVVGRGAESLAPQEALKFAVRYNDILAARIAAHPTRFKAFAHLPMSSPEAAANELERAKEEHHFCGALINGLTNGKFLDLPEFRPLLQKAEQLQMPLYLHPGMPPETVAQAYYNDLPGSLGVMLSCGGWGWHAETALQVLRLIMTGTLDRYPRLKIIIGHMGEMIPMMMSRLDEKFNVTNTGYHQRTVSQTLRDQVHITTSGIFTLPPLMAALGTFGIDNVMFSVDYPFSTNEAGKQLLENIPLPPEEVAKIASGNAERLLGLS from the coding sequence ATGCGTATTATAACATTAGAAGAGCACATTGCCTTACCTGAATTTGCCCATGAGATACAGCAGTGGCCTTTGCCTCAGCAAGCAGTGGAGAAACTCGCTGACATCAGTGACATTCGTTTAAAATCAATGGACGACAATGGTATTGATATGCAGGTATTGTCTGTAGTGGGTAGGGGCGCAGAAAGTTTAGCACCTCAGGAAGCACTGAAGTTTGCCGTCAGGTACAATGATATCCTTGCCGCAAGAATTGCCGCCCATCCTACCCGGTTTAAGGCATTCGCACATTTACCGATGTCTTCTCCGGAGGCGGCGGCTAACGAGTTGGAAAGAGCAAAAGAGGAACATCATTTCTGTGGAGCCCTGATCAACGGGCTTACAAATGGTAAGTTCCTGGACCTTCCGGAATTCAGGCCACTACTGCAAAAAGCGGAACAATTACAGATGCCCCTTTACCTGCATCCCGGCATGCCACCTGAAACTGTGGCCCAGGCCTATTACAACGATCTCCCGGGATCACTAGGTGTGATGCTTTCATGCGGCGGTTGGGGATGGCATGCTGAAACAGCGCTACAGGTACTACGTTTGATTATGACCGGAACATTAGACCGGTATCCCCGGTTAAAGATCATCATTGGTCATATGGGAGAAATGATCCCCATGATGATGTCTCGGCTGGATGAAAAATTCAATGTTACCAACACCGGGTATCACCAGCGCACCGTCAGTCAAACCCTGCGCGATCAGGTACACATTACTACCAGTGGTATTTTTACTTTACCTCCGCTGATGGCCGCACTAGGAACTTTTGGTATCGATAATGTTATGTTTTCCGTAGATTATCCTTTCAGCACAAATGAAGCAGGAAAACAACTGCTGGAAAACATTCCACTGCCTCCTGAAGAAGTAGCGAAGATAGCAAGCGGAAATGCAGAGAGACTGCTGGGCCTGTCCTGA
- a CDS encoding type I restriction-modification system subunit M produces the protein MAEKLDLSTLESWLWDSANILRGSIDSSDFKNYIFGLLFLKRVNDVFEEEVESIMKTEKVSRAQAESDTFFKLPDVARWEYLKSITENVGIALDKAFAAIEESNAKLRIDGVLTATKFGDKEKLSDPTLMRLLRHFNEHSLRNEDLYTPDLLGDAYEYLIKQFADDAGKKGGEFYTPRGVVKLLVQLVKPQPGNKVYDPTCGSGGMLIEAARYIAEQPGGLVGKNINVSLFGQEKNLGTWAIAKLNMLLHNYVEANLEKGDTLIEPKHQQNGELMLFDRVIANPPFSQDKWWTIAEANIPKKVGKDGKEKEVALNYNKVVVDKYGRFQYGIPPRGYADLAFLQHMLSVLKQDGKMAVVLPHGTLFRGGTEGEIRRKLIEGDLIEGIIGLPSALFYNTGIPASVWILSKCKPHEFAKKVIVIDASGDFEEGKNQNELGDRQIERIVNSYSSSCDIDKYMRIIPVAELNENNYNVNISRYFDSSEKVEEFDLFQIQMELKAIAEREVKIDAKLSSLLEKLGI, from the coding sequence ATGGCAGAAAAATTAGATCTCTCCACCCTCGAATCCTGGTTATGGGATTCCGCGAATATTCTGCGTGGAAGTATTGATAGCTCAGATTTCAAAAATTATATTTTCGGATTGCTCTTTCTTAAGCGTGTAAATGACGTTTTTGAGGAAGAAGTGGAGTCAATAATGAAAACAGAAAAGGTATCTCGCGCACAAGCGGAAAGCGATACTTTTTTCAAGTTGCCAGATGTTGCTCGCTGGGAGTATTTAAAATCTATTACTGAAAATGTGGGTATAGCTCTGGATAAAGCGTTTGCAGCAATAGAAGAAAGTAATGCAAAGTTACGTATAGATGGCGTGCTTACTGCTACTAAATTTGGTGACAAGGAAAAGCTCAGCGACCCCACATTGATGCGATTGTTGCGCCATTTTAACGAACACTCTCTGCGTAATGAAGACCTGTATACGCCTGATCTCTTGGGAGACGCGTACGAATATCTCATAAAGCAATTTGCTGATGATGCCGGAAAGAAAGGAGGAGAATTCTATACACCTAGAGGGGTAGTGAAACTACTGGTTCAGTTGGTAAAGCCACAGCCAGGGAATAAAGTGTATGACCCTACCTGTGGATCTGGAGGTATGTTGATTGAAGCCGCCAGATATATTGCTGAGCAGCCCGGTGGTCTTGTTGGGAAGAATATTAATGTCTCTTTATTTGGTCAGGAAAAGAATTTAGGTACCTGGGCGATTGCAAAACTTAATATGCTACTGCACAACTATGTTGAAGCAAACCTTGAAAAGGGGGATACCCTTATAGAGCCTAAACATCAGCAGAATGGGGAATTGATGTTGTTTGACAGGGTAATTGCAAACCCTCCTTTTTCACAGGATAAATGGTGGACAATTGCAGAGGCGAATATCCCAAAGAAGGTGGGAAAAGATGGTAAGGAGAAGGAAGTAGCTTTGAATTATAATAAAGTAGTGGTAGATAAGTATGGTCGTTTTCAATATGGTATTCCTCCGCGAGGATATGCGGATTTGGCGTTTTTGCAGCATATGTTGTCAGTGTTGAAGCAGGATGGGAAGATGGCAGTAGTATTACCCCATGGAACATTGTTTAGAGGAGGAACAGAAGGGGAAATACGTCGGAAATTAATTGAAGGAGATTTGATAGAAGGGATAATAGGCTTACCAAGCGCTTTGTTTTACAATACCGGAATACCTGCTTCTGTATGGATATTATCAAAATGTAAGCCTCATGAGTTCGCTAAGAAGGTAATTGTAATTGATGCCAGTGGTGATTTTGAAGAAGGGAAAAATCAAAATGAGCTTGGAGATAGACAAATCGAACGAATTGTAAATTCGTATAGTAGTTCATGTGACATAGATAAGTATATGCGGATAATTCCAGTAGCGGAATTAAATGAGAATAACTATAATGTTAATATATCCCGCTATTTTGATAGTAGTGAAAAAGTAGAAGAATTTGACCTATTCCAAATTCAGATGGAATTGAAGGCTATAGCAGAAAGGGAGGTGAAAATAGATGCCAAGCTAAGTTCCCTTTTGGAAAAATTGGGCATATAG
- a CDS encoding winged helix-turn-helix transcriptional regulator, with the protein MPDLRQVKCTAQLSAVEDAIYVLGGKWKLRIIIALVTGYHRFNELQRTIQGISARVLSTELKSLELNGLVKRVVKADQTPVVVEYLPTDYAETLKEVISVLGSWGLKHKKRITGKDTAPIN; encoded by the coding sequence ATGCCAGACTTACGACAAGTGAAATGTACCGCCCAGCTGTCCGCAGTGGAAGATGCGATTTACGTACTCGGGGGTAAATGGAAGCTCCGTATCATTATTGCGCTGGTAACCGGCTACCATCGTTTTAACGAATTGCAGCGTACCATTCAAGGAATTTCAGCAAGGGTATTATCAACAGAACTGAAATCCCTGGAGCTGAATGGGTTGGTGAAAAGAGTGGTTAAAGCAGATCAGACACCGGTAGTAGTGGAATATTTGCCTACCGACTATGCAGAGACCCTGAAGGAAGTGATATCCGTACTGGGGAGCTGGGGATTAAAGCATAAAAAAAGGATTACAGGAAAAGATACGGCACCTATCAACTAA
- a CDS encoding FMN-dependent NADH-azoreductase, with the protein MKNILHIISSPRTDASASRKLGNAVVEKIKEKHADYIVTVRDLAKNPPPHLDESHINSFFTPAENRTAEQLDSIRYSDEAIKELLDADILVVETPMYNFTISSLLKAYFDHIARAGITFKSRGKGLLPEGLLKDKQAYIATSSGGVYSEGELKTYDFGEPYVRSFLTVIGINVVGAFRAEGQSIIGPEAALENAFESIAIAI; encoded by the coding sequence ATGAAAAACATATTGCACATTATTTCAAGCCCGAGAACAGATGCCTCTGCCAGCAGGAAATTAGGAAATGCTGTTGTAGAGAAGATAAAAGAAAAACATGCTGACTACATCGTGACTGTGCGGGATCTGGCAAAAAATCCGCCACCTCACCTGGATGAATCTCACATCAATTCCTTTTTCACACCCGCTGAAAACCGGACAGCCGAACAGCTGGATAGTATCAGGTATTCAGACGAAGCAATTAAGGAACTACTCGATGCCGACATCCTTGTGGTAGAGACTCCAATGTATAATTTCACCATCTCTTCCCTGCTGAAGGCGTATTTCGATCATATTGCAAGGGCAGGCATAACATTTAAGTCTAGAGGAAAAGGGTTGCTGCCTGAAGGTTTGCTGAAAGATAAGCAGGCGTATATAGCTACCAGTTCAGGTGGAGTTTATTCAGAAGGTGAACTGAAAACCTACGATTTCGGGGAACCTTATGTACGTTCCTTTCTTACTGTTATCGGGATCAATGTAGTAGGTGCTTTTAGAGCCGAGGGGCAGTCAATCATAGGACCGGAGGCGGCTCTTGAAAATGCGTTTGAAAGCATAGCCATAGCTATATAA
- a CDS encoding M48 family metallopeptidase produces the protein MPKAQYGNTTIYYSLEEAPGLERHYLSVDNKKGVVLKGKNIGEIESAKLIVQKGKWITEKLEVVSINKQDVIVTGSRMPYLGKTFYVEVVYSESVVKPILTFTYAKFLIYIHPEGDVQADILKAFDEFYKIKAREKILPRLSALCRRTLLIYETVQFRKMTSRWGSCSHKNNLTINFDIVKLPFALIDYILIHELCHTKVKNHSNVFWREVRKYLPDYKTLDHKLSNWKFL, from the coding sequence ATGCCTAAAGCACAATACGGGAATACCACCATTTATTATTCACTTGAGGAGGCGCCAGGCTTGGAAAGGCACTATCTTTCTGTTGACAATAAGAAGGGGGTCGTTCTCAAAGGAAAGAACATCGGTGAGATTGAATCTGCAAAATTAATTGTTCAAAAAGGAAAATGGATTACCGAAAAACTGGAAGTAGTAAGTATAAACAAACAGGATGTCATAGTAACGGGCTCTCGAATGCCATATTTGGGGAAAACATTTTACGTTGAGGTAGTTTATAGTGAATCGGTAGTAAAGCCCATCTTGACTTTTACCTATGCTAAGTTTCTTATTTATATACATCCAGAAGGGGATGTACAAGCTGATATTTTAAAAGCATTTGATGAATTTTACAAGATTAAAGCAAGAGAAAAAATACTTCCTCGTTTATCTGCTCTTTGCCGCAGAACATTGTTGATCTATGAAACAGTACAGTTTAGAAAAATGACATCAAGATGGGGAAGCTGTTCTCATAAGAATAATCTGACTATCAACTTTGATATTGTGAAGTTGCCTTTTGCATTAATAGATTACATATTGATTCATGAACTTTGTCATACTAAGGTGAAAAATCATTCTAATGTATTTTGGAGAGAAGTAAGAAAATATCTGCCAGACTATAAAACATTAGATCACAAACTATCCAATTGGAAATTTTTATAA
- a CDS encoding Fic family protein yields MTQNSHTTNDLLLNTLEQFPNGASIEEIIARSRLKLNTRTLQRRLNDLRISGLITTTGKTRGLRYHLTNKNKLENSTNFPDALLSDASQKILTIVQSPIQKRRPVGYNRSFLENYQPNISNYLSLSELEKLAALGNTARLNEPAGTYAKEILNRLLIDLSWNSSRLEGNTYSLLDTERLISSGHVADNKSAKEAQMILNHKDAIEFIVQLADEIGFNRYTLLNLHSLLSNNLLPNPAASGRLRHIPVGIQNSVYTPLAVPQLIEEMFDLMLDKASQIKNPFEQAFFIMVHIPYLQPFDDVNKRVSRLASNISLNKHNLAPLSFIDVPNELYTKGLIGVYELNRIELLKDVFLWAYERSAAQYSVLRQSLGEPDPFRLKYRDQIRSIIRKIISEAMPRPQVEPFLQDQAKGLPEVDRDRLIEVVETELLSLHEGNFARYMVRPSEFRKWQDEWRY; encoded by the coding sequence ATGACCCAAAACAGCCATACCACAAATGATCTATTGTTAAATACCCTGGAACAGTTTCCAAATGGTGCATCCATTGAGGAAATCATTGCGCGAAGTAGGTTAAAATTAAACACACGTACGCTGCAAAGAAGACTGAATGATTTGCGCATTTCTGGCCTTATAACCACAACAGGCAAAACCCGTGGCCTTCGCTATCATCTCACCAATAAAAATAAATTAGAAAATAGTACCAATTTCCCGGATGCTCTATTATCCGATGCTTCTCAGAAGATTCTTACAATCGTTCAAAGCCCTATTCAAAAACGCCGGCCAGTAGGATACAACCGCAGCTTTCTGGAAAACTATCAACCTAATATTAGTAATTATCTGTCTCTGTCAGAATTAGAAAAATTAGCTGCATTAGGTAATACGGCCAGATTAAATGAACCAGCGGGCACCTATGCAAAAGAAATCCTGAACAGGTTATTGATAGACTTATCCTGGAACTCCAGCCGTCTGGAAGGCAATACCTATTCCCTCCTGGACACTGAACGACTGATTTCTTCCGGACATGTAGCAGACAACAAGTCCGCAAAAGAAGCTCAAATGATCCTGAATCACAAGGATGCTATTGAATTCATTGTACAATTAGCAGATGAAATTGGATTTAACAGGTATACCCTGCTAAACCTTCATTCACTGCTGTCCAACAATCTTTTACCTAATCCTGCTGCATCAGGGAGATTAAGGCATATCCCAGTAGGTATCCAGAACAGTGTATATACTCCACTTGCCGTTCCTCAGCTCATCGAAGAAATGTTCGATCTGATGCTTGATAAAGCGTCTCAAATCAAGAATCCTTTTGAACAAGCATTTTTCATCATGGTGCATATACCTTATTTGCAGCCTTTCGATGATGTGAATAAAAGAGTATCTAGATTAGCGTCTAACATTTCACTGAATAAACACAACCTGGCTCCTTTATCCTTTATTGATGTACCGAATGAATTGTATACAAAAGGCCTGATCGGTGTTTATGAACTAAATAGAATTGAATTACTGAAAGACGTCTTCCTTTGGGCTTATGAACGTTCTGCAGCACAATACTCTGTACTCAGACAATCACTGGGTGAACCTGATCCATTCCGACTTAAATATCGGGACCAAATCCGGTCCATCATTCGGAAAATAATATCCGAGGCGATGCCCAGACCCCAAGTAGAGCCATTTCTGCAGGATCAGGCCAAAGGCCTACCAGAGGTAGATAGAGATAGGTTAATCGAAGTAGTGGAAACAGAACTACTATCGTTACATGAAGGTAATTTTGCCAGGTACATGGTACGCCCTTCCGAATTTAGGAAATGGCAGGATGAATGGAGATATTAA